The Serratia rhizosphaerae genome has a segment encoding these proteins:
- a CDS encoding patatin-like phospholipase family protein produces the protein MGYRIPITLGNIEPLAYKPYRPGKLALVCEGGGQRGIFTAGVLDEFQRARFNPFELMIGTSAGAQNLSAFICGQMGYARRVITRYTTTADFFNPLRFVRGGHLIDLDWLVNITSQQLPLAMDTAEQQFHDGREFLMCACRSDDFEPTYFPARRASWLPTIKASSAIPGFYRMGVDLDGVSYQDGGISDAIPVEEAYRRGADTIVVIRTVPSQMYYTPQWMKRMEQWLSESSLQQMVRIMRQHEQSYHRIQQFIEKPPGDLRIFEIFPPKPLASNALGSRLSSLNRDYHLGRRCGRYFLATVGHWLQAAEEGDGVMVKRPLSRRLLQPESLNMPSPIVSEVTPPAAAAPAEMRLPPDELPGGKGEAL, from the coding sequence TTGGGCTACAGAATACCCATCACGCTCGGCAATATTGAGCCGCTGGCGTATAAACCATACCGGCCTGGCAAACTGGCGCTGGTATGCGAAGGGGGCGGGCAGCGCGGTATTTTCACCGCCGGCGTACTGGATGAGTTCCAGCGTGCCCGCTTCAACCCTTTTGAACTGATGATCGGCACCTCCGCCGGTGCGCAGAACCTTTCCGCCTTTATTTGCGGACAGATGGGTTACGCGCGTCGGGTGATCACCCGCTATACCACTACCGCCGATTTCTTTAATCCCCTGCGCTTTGTGCGCGGCGGCCACCTGATCGACCTCGACTGGCTGGTGAATATCACCTCGCAGCAGCTGCCGCTAGCGATGGACACGGCGGAACAACAGTTCCACGACGGGCGTGAGTTTCTGATGTGCGCCTGCCGCAGTGACGACTTCGAACCGACCTATTTCCCCGCCCGGCGCGCCAGCTGGCTGCCGACGATTAAAGCCTCCAGCGCCATTCCGGGTTTTTACCGTATGGGCGTCGATCTGGACGGCGTCAGTTATCAGGACGGCGGCATCAGCGACGCGATTCCGGTGGAGGAAGCCTACCGTCGCGGCGCGGATACCATCGTGGTGATCCGCACCGTGCCGTCGCAGATGTACTATACGCCGCAGTGGATGAAGCGGATGGAGCAGTGGCTGAGCGAAAGCAGCCTGCAGCAGATGGTGCGCATCATGCGTCAGCATGAGCAGAGCTACCACCGTATTCAGCAGTTTATTGAGAAACCGCCGGGCGACCTGCGCATCTTTGAAATCTTCCCGCCGAAGCCGCTGGCGAGCAATGCGCTTGGCAGTCGCCTGTCGTCGCTTAATCGCGACTATCACCTGGGCCGGCGCTGCGGTCGCTATTTTCTGGCGACCGTCGGCCACTGGCTGCAGGCGGCGGAAGAGGGCGACGGCGTTATGGTGAAACGGCCGCTGTCGCGGCGTTTGCTGCAGCCGGAAAGCCTGAATATGCCGTCGCCGATCGTCAGTGAAGTCACGCCGCCGGCCGCGGCGGCGCCCGCCGAGATGCGTCTGCCGCCGGACGAACTGCCGGGCGGCAAGGGAGAGGCGCTATGA
- the deoB gene encoding phosphopentomutase yields the protein MKRTFIMVLDSFGIGASADAERFGDKGSDTLGHIAEMCARGEADTGRSGPLTLPNLSRLGLGKAAQESTGTFPPGLDENADIIGAYGYASELSSGKDTPSGHWEIAGVPVLFDWGYFKDEHNSFPQALLDKLVERAKLPGYLGNCHSSGTVILDQLGEEHMKTGKPIFYTSADSVFQIACHEETFGLERLYELCEIAREELTEGGYNIGRVIARPFVGDKPGNFQRTGNRHDLAVEPPAPTVLKKLVDEKGGDVVSIGKIADIYANVGITKKVKATGIDALFDATVKEMAQAGDNTIVFTNFVDFDSSYGHRRDVAGYAAALELFDRRLPELLKLVKDDDMIIFTADHGCDPTWGGTDHTREHIPVLVYGPNVKPGSLGHRETFADIGQTVANYFGLSPMEYGKTMF from the coding sequence ATGAAACGTACATTTATCATGGTTCTGGACTCATTCGGCATCGGCGCCAGCGCCGACGCTGAACGTTTTGGCGACAAAGGCTCGGATACCCTGGGCCACATTGCCGAAATGTGCGCGCGTGGCGAAGCAGACACCGGCCGTAGCGGCCCGTTGACCCTGCCGAACCTCAGCCGCCTTGGTCTGGGCAAAGCGGCGCAGGAGTCCACCGGCACCTTCCCGCCGGGGCTGGACGAAAATGCCGACATCATTGGCGCTTACGGCTATGCCAGCGAACTTTCTTCCGGTAAGGACACGCCATCGGGCCACTGGGAGATCGCCGGGGTGCCGGTACTGTTCGACTGGGGCTACTTTAAAGACGAACACAACAGCTTCCCGCAGGCACTGCTGGACAAGCTGGTGGAGCGCGCCAAGCTGCCGGGCTACCTCGGCAACTGCCACTCCTCCGGCACGGTGATCCTCGATCAGCTCGGCGAAGAACACATGAAGACCGGCAAGCCGATTTTCTACACCTCGGCGGACTCGGTGTTCCAGATTGCCTGTCATGAAGAAACCTTCGGCCTGGAGCGTCTGTATGAGCTGTGCGAAATCGCCCGCGAAGAACTGACCGAAGGCGGCTACAACATCGGCCGCGTGATCGCGCGTCCGTTCGTCGGCGATAAGCCGGGCAACTTCCAGCGCACCGGCAACCGCCACGACCTGGCGGTCGAGCCGCCGGCGCCGACGGTACTGAAAAAGCTGGTGGATGAGAAGGGCGGCGACGTGGTGTCGATCGGCAAGATTGCCGATATCTACGCCAACGTCGGCATTACCAAAAAGGTTAAGGCGACGGGGATTGACGCGCTGTTTGACGCCACCGTCAAAGAGATGGCGCAGGCCGGCGACAATACCATCGTGTTCACCAACTTTGTCGATTTCGACTCCTCTTACGGCCACCGCCGCGACGTGGCGGGCTACGCCGCCGCGCTGGAGCTGTTTGACCGCCGTCTGCCGGAGCTGCTGAAGCTGGTGAAAGACGACGATATGATCATCTTCACCGCCGACCACGGCTGCGACCCGACCTGGGGCGGCACCGACCATACGCGCGAGCACATTCCGGTGCTGGTCTACGGCCCGAATGTGAAACCGGGCTCGTTGGGCCACCGCGAAACCTTTGCCGATATTGGCCAGACCGTCGCGAATTATTTTGGTCTGTCGCCAATGGAATATGGCAAGACTATGTTCTAA
- a CDS encoding CsbD family protein has product MNSDIILGRWKQLRGQLWQAWAELSGSDCAWLSGSNDCLSGILQEDYGREQEEVSSEKTPY; this is encoded by the coding sequence GTGAACAGCGATATTATTCTCGGACGTTGGAAACAGCTCAGAGGCCAGCTATGGCAGGCCTGGGCTGAGCTTTCCGGCAGCGACTGTGCATGGCTGAGCGGCAGTAACGACTGTCTCTCCGGGATACTGCAAGAAGATTACGGAAGAGAGCAAGAAGAGGTATCCTCAGAAAAAACACCTTACTGA
- the deoC gene encoding deoxyribose-phosphate aldolase encodes MTELTAAAQRALSLMDLTTLNDDDTDEKVIALCRQANSPAGHTAAICIYPRFIPIARKTLREQGTPDIRIATVTNFPHGNDDIDIALAETRAAIAYGADEVDVVFPYRALMAGNEQVGFELVKQCKQACAEANVLLKVIIETGELKDAALIRKASEISINAGADFIKTSTGKVPVNATLESAELMMSVIRDMGVGEQVGFKPAGGVRTAEEAQHYLQLAARIMGADWADARHFRFGASSLLASLLTTLGYSAQTSGSGY; translated from the coding sequence ATGACCGAATTAACCGCCGCAGCGCAACGCGCGCTGAGCCTGATGGATTTAACCACCCTGAACGACGACGACACCGACGAGAAGGTGATCGCGCTGTGCCGTCAGGCGAACAGCCCGGCGGGCCATACCGCCGCCATCTGCATTTATCCGCGCTTTATCCCCATCGCCCGCAAAACGCTGCGCGAGCAGGGCACGCCGGATATCCGCATCGCCACCGTCACCAACTTCCCGCACGGTAACGATGATATCGACATTGCGCTGGCGGAAACCCGTGCGGCGATCGCCTACGGCGCCGACGAAGTCGACGTGGTGTTCCCATACCGCGCGCTGATGGCCGGCAATGAGCAGGTCGGTTTTGAGCTGGTGAAGCAGTGCAAGCAGGCCTGCGCCGAAGCGAATGTGTTGCTGAAAGTGATTATCGAAACCGGCGAGCTGAAAGACGCGGCGCTGATCCGCAAAGCGTCTGAAATCTCCATCAACGCCGGGGCGGATTTTATTAAAACCTCCACCGGCAAAGTACCGGTGAACGCCACGTTGGAAAGCGCCGAGCTGATGATGTCGGTGATCCGCGATATGGGCGTCGGCGAGCAGGTGGGCTTCAAGCCGGCCGGCGGCGTGCGCACCGCGGAAGAGGCGCAGCATTATCTGCAACTTGCCGCGCGTATCATGGGCGCAGACTGGGCGGATGCACGGCATTTCCGCTTCGGGGCTTCCAGCCTGTTGGCCAGCCTGCTGACCACGCTGGGCTACAGCGCGCAAACGTCCGGCAGCGGCTACTGA
- the osmY gene encoding molecular chaperone OsmY yields the protein MKKTKFAQSMMAVVLGSVLVSGSALAEGSLLDKASSVADSTGSKIDSSMQKVDSSMKKVDGYMDDSAITAKVKSALVQDKTISSSNDISVKTEKGVVTLSGFVASQALAEQAVAVAGKVEGVKSVSDKLHVKDEAKQSVKSYAGDAAATTELKAKLLADDIVPSRNVKVETTDGVVQLSGEVKSQEQSERAESIAKAIDGVKSVKNDLTVKP from the coding sequence ATGAAAAAGACCAAGTTTGCACAATCAATGATGGCTGTCGTATTGGGTTCCGTTCTGGTGAGCGGTAGCGCTCTGGCCGAAGGTTCGTTGCTCGATAAGGCATCCAGCGTGGCTGATAGCACTGGCAGCAAAATCGATAGCTCTATGCAAAAAGTCGACAGCTCAATGAAGAAAGTCGACGGCTATATGGATGACAGCGCGATCACCGCAAAAGTGAAAAGCGCGTTGGTGCAGGACAAGACTATTTCTTCCAGCAACGACATTTCGGTGAAAACGGAAAAAGGCGTTGTGACGCTGAGCGGCTTTGTCGCCAGCCAGGCGCTGGCTGAGCAGGCGGTCGCCGTGGCAGGCAAAGTAGAAGGCGTGAAATCCGTTAGCGATAAGCTGCACGTGAAAGATGAAGCCAAGCAGTCGGTAAAATCCTATGCCGGTGATGCCGCTGCCACCACGGAGCTGAAAGCCAAGCTGCTGGCCGATGACATCGTGCCTTCGCGCAATGTGAAAGTGGAAACCACCGACGGCGTGGTGCAGCTGTCCGGTGAAGTGAAGTCGCAGGAACAGTCTGAGCGTGCGGAAAGCATCGCCAAGGCGATTGACGGCGTGAAGAGCGTGAAGAACGATCTGACCGTTAAGCCATAA
- a CDS encoding helix-turn-helix domain-containing protein: MRQLSDISRILKEKRTELGWSQKDFLMKIGMTQQQYQRIESGSDIRMSTLLRILAAMDLEYVIVPKRHAGDVETLLQQEMGITSKADVLQGFEKKLKDLED, from the coding sequence ATGCGACAATTATCAGATATATCAAGGATTCTGAAAGAAAAGCGCACCGAGTTGGGCTGGAGTCAAAAAGACTTTTTGATGAAGATTGGTATGACGCAGCAGCAATATCAGCGTATTGAATCCGGCAGTGATATTAGGATGAGCACTCTGCTACGGATATTGGCGGCGATGGATTTGGAATATGTTATCGTGCCGAAAAGGCATGCCGGTGACGTAGAGACGTTACTGCAACAGGAAATGGGTATAACGTCGAAAGCGGATGTGTTGCAGGGGTTTGAAAAAAAGCTGAAAGATCTCGAGGACTAG
- a CDS encoding DUF1328 domain-containing protein, whose protein sequence is MFRWGIIFLVVALIAAALGFGSLAGTAAWAAKVVFVVGIILFLISLFTGRRRP, encoded by the coding sequence ATGTTTCGTTGGGGCATTATCTTTTTGGTGGTTGCGCTGATTGCCGCGGCATTGGGCTTTGGCAGTTTGGCGGGCACCGCCGCCTGGGCGGCAAAAGTGGTGTTTGTGGTCGGGATTATTCTGTTCCTGATCAGTCTGTTTACCGGCCGCCGTCGTCCTTAG
- a CDS encoding DNA polymerase III subunit psi: protein MASQRDWLLQQLGITQWTLRRPAVLQGEVAIGLPAETRLLVVAAALPAPDDALFCDVLRSLGLTPAQTYGLTPEQAAMLPEDTECNSWRLGVTEPLAVAGAQLYSPALAELSLDAGAKRALWQQICHHEQHFHPDGGRPGHRLQD, encoded by the coding sequence ATGGCATCTCAACGCGACTGGCTGTTACAACAACTGGGTATTACGCAGTGGACATTGCGCCGCCCGGCCGTGTTGCAGGGCGAAGTGGCGATCGGTCTGCCGGCGGAAACGCGCCTGTTGGTGGTGGCTGCGGCGTTGCCCGCGCCGGATGATGCGCTGTTTTGCGACGTATTGCGCAGCCTGGGGCTGACGCCGGCGCAAACCTATGGTCTGACGCCGGAACAGGCGGCGATGCTGCCGGAAGACACGGAATGCAACAGTTGGCGGCTGGGCGTCACGGAGCCGCTTGCGGTGGCCGGCGCGCAGCTATACAGCCCGGCGCTGGCCGAGCTTTCTCTCGATGCGGGTGCGAAACGCGCACTCTGGCAGCAGATTTGTCATCATGAACAACATTTCCACCCTGACGGCGGCCGACCTGGCCACCGCCTTCAAGATTGA
- a CDS encoding TatD family hydrolase encodes MSLRFTDTHCHFDFPPFSGHEAESLRRAAAAGVERIIVPSVTADRFAGVAGLAEKYPPLYAALGLHPLYIAQHHDAQLAQLADWLAARPPKLAAVGEIGLDLYMDEPQFARQQTLLRAQLQLAKRHDLPVILHSRRSHDPLAAILRRADLPRCGVVHGFAGSLSQAQAFVRLGYFIGVGGTISYQRAQKTRAVMAQLPLSALLLETDAPDMPLAGHQGEPNRPERAAEVFQVLCQLRSEPPEQIADQLQQNTQSLFAL; translated from the coding sequence ATGAGCCTGCGTTTTACCGATACCCACTGCCACTTTGATTTCCCGCCCTTCAGCGGCCACGAGGCGGAGAGCCTGCGGCGCGCGGCGGCGGCCGGCGTGGAGCGAATTATTGTGCCGTCGGTCACTGCCGATCGCTTTGCGGGCGTGGCGGGACTGGCGGAGAAGTACCCACCGTTGTACGCCGCGCTGGGGCTGCACCCGCTGTATATCGCACAGCACCATGACGCGCAGCTGGCGCAACTGGCCGACTGGCTGGCCGCACGGCCGCCCAAACTGGCGGCGGTGGGGGAAATCGGCCTGGATCTGTATATGGACGAACCGCAGTTTGCGCGTCAGCAGACGCTGCTGCGCGCCCAGCTGCAGTTGGCTAAACGCCATGACTTGCCGGTGATTCTGCATTCACGCCGCAGCCACGATCCGCTGGCCGCCATACTGCGGCGCGCCGACCTACCGCGTTGCGGCGTGGTGCACGGCTTTGCCGGCAGTCTGTCGCAGGCGCAGGCGTTTGTACGCCTGGGCTATTTTATCGGCGTCGGCGGCACCATCAGCTATCAGCGGGCGCAGAAAACCCGTGCGGTGATGGCGCAGCTGCCGCTCAGCGCGCTGCTGCTGGAAACCGATGCGCCGGATATGCCGCTGGCCGGCCATCAGGGCGAGCCTAACCGGCCGGAACGCGCTGCCGAGGTGTTTCAGGTGCTGTGTCAGCTGCGTTCGGAACCGCCCGAGCAGATTGCCGATCAACTTCAGCAAAATACCCAATCCCTGTTTGCGCTATAG
- the prfC gene encoding peptide chain release factor 3: protein MSPSEFAREVSKRRTFAIISHPDAGKTTITEKVLLFGQAIQTAGTVKGRGSSQHAKSDWMEMEKQRGISITTSVMQFPYRDSLVNLLDTPGHEDFSEDTYRTLTAVDCCLMVIDAAKGVEDRTRKLMEVTRLRDTPILTFMNKLDRDIRDPMEVMDEVERELKIACSPITWPIGCGKLFKGVYHLYKDETYLYQSGMGHTIQDVRVVKGLDNPELDEAVGEELAAQLREELELVQGASHEFEQEAFLAGELTPVFFGTALGNFGVDHMLDGLVSWAPTPMPRQSDSREVKATEEKFSGFVFKIQANMDPKHRDRVAFMRVVSGRYEKGMKLRQVRTGKDVVISDALTFMAGDRSHVEEAYPGDIIGLHNHGTIQIGDTFTQGESMKFTGIPNFAPELFRRIRLRDPLKQKQLLKGLVQLSEEGAVQVFRPIANNDLIVGAVGVLQFDVVVARLKTEYNVEAVYESVNVSTARWVECDDVKKFEEFKRKNEQNLALDGGDNLSYIAPTMVNLNLTQERYPDVTFRKTREH, encoded by the coding sequence ATGTCTCCTAGTGAATTTGCCCGCGAAGTGTCGAAAAGAAGAACCTTCGCCATCATCTCGCACCCCGATGCCGGTAAAACCACCATCACCGAAAAGGTGCTGCTGTTCGGACAGGCGATCCAGACCGCCGGTACGGTAAAAGGCCGCGGCTCCAGCCAGCATGCCAAATCCGACTGGATGGAAATGGAAAAGCAGCGCGGCATCTCCATCACCACCTCGGTGATGCAGTTCCCGTACCGCGACAGCCTGGTCAATCTGCTGGATACCCCGGGGCACGAAGACTTCTCCGAGGATACCTACCGCACCCTGACCGCGGTGGACTGCTGCCTGATGGTGATCGACGCCGCGAAAGGCGTTGAGGATCGTACCCGCAAGCTGATGGAAGTCACCCGTCTGCGCGATACGCCGATCCTGACCTTTATGAACAAACTGGACCGCGATATCCGCGATCCGATGGAAGTAATGGATGAAGTCGAGCGCGAACTGAAAATCGCCTGCTCGCCAATCACCTGGCCAATCGGCTGCGGCAAGCTGTTTAAAGGGGTTTACCATCTGTACAAGGATGAAACCTACCTCTATCAGAGCGGCATGGGCCACACCATTCAGGACGTGCGGGTGGTAAAAGGGCTGGATAACCCGGAGCTGGACGAAGCGGTGGGCGAAGAGCTGGCCGCGCAGCTGCGTGAAGAGCTGGAGCTGGTGCAGGGCGCGTCGCACGAGTTTGAGCAGGAAGCGTTCCTGGCCGGCGAACTGACCCCGGTGTTCTTCGGCACCGCGCTGGGCAACTTCGGCGTCGACCATATGCTCGACGGGCTGGTGTCCTGGGCGCCGACGCCGATGCCGCGTCAGTCCGACAGCCGCGAAGTGAAGGCAACGGAAGAGAAGTTCAGTGGTTTTGTGTTCAAGATTCAGGCCAATATGGACCCGAAACACCGCGACCGCGTGGCGTTTATGCGCGTGGTGTCCGGCCGCTATGAAAAAGGCATGAAGCTGCGTCAGGTGCGCACCGGCAAGGACGTGGTGATTTCGGACGCGCTGACCTTTATGGCCGGCGACCGCTCACACGTGGAAGAAGCCTACCCGGGCGATATCATCGGCCTGCATAACCACGGCACCATTCAGATCGGCGACACCTTTACTCAGGGTGAAAGCATGAAGTTCACCGGTATTCCGAACTTCGCACCGGAGCTGTTCCGCCGTATCCGCCTGCGCGATCCGCTGAAGCAAAAGCAACTGCTGAAGGGGTTGGTGCAGCTGTCGGAAGAGGGCGCGGTGCAGGTGTTCCGACCGATCGCCAATAACGATCTGATCGTCGGCGCGGTCGGCGTGCTGCAGTTCGATGTGGTGGTGGCGCGTCTGAAGACCGAATACAACGTGGAAGCGGTGTATGAATCGGTCAACGTTTCTACCGCCCGCTGGGTGGAGTGCGACGACGTGAAGAAGTTCGAAGAGTTCAAGCGTAAGAATGAGCAGAACCTGGCGCTGGACGGCGGCGATAACCTGTCGTATATCGCGCCGACCATGGTAAACCTCAACCTGACGCAGGAGCGTTACCCGGACGTCACCTTCCGCAAAACCCGCGAGCACTGA
- the deoA gene encoding thymidine phosphorylase produces MFLAQEIIRKKRDGQPLSEEEIRFFINGIRDNVVSEGQIAALAMTIYFHDMTMPERVALTMAMRDSGTVLDWKSLDLNGPVVDKHSTGGVGDVTSLMLGPMVAACGGYVPMISGRGLGHTGGTLDKLEAIPGFNIFPDDSAFRKIIKEVGVAIIGQTSSLAPADKRFYATRDITATVDSIPLITGSILAKKLAEGLDALVMDVKVGSGAFMPTYALSEDLAQAIVGVANGAGCKTTALLTDMNQVLASSAGNAVEVREAVRFLTGEYRNPRLLEVTMALCVEMLLSGGLAQDDADARAKLQAVLDNGKAAEIFGRMVAAQQGPSDFVERYDSYLPTATLSKPVYAEREGIVSAMDTRELGMAVVTLGGGRRRATDSIDYSVGLTDVARLGERIDAKQPLAVIHANDEESWQQAAEAVRGAMTLSDQVPEATPVVYKRITQ; encoded by the coding sequence TTGTTCCTGGCACAAGAAATTATTCGTAAGAAACGCGACGGTCAGCCGCTGAGCGAAGAAGAGATTCGCTTCTTTATTAACGGTATCCGCGATAACGTCGTCTCCGAAGGGCAGATTGCCGCGCTGGCGATGACCATCTATTTTCATGATATGACCATGCCTGAGCGCGTGGCGCTGACCATGGCGATGCGCGATTCCGGCACGGTGCTGGATTGGAAGAGCCTGGATCTCAACGGCCCGGTGGTGGACAAGCACTCTACCGGCGGCGTGGGCGACGTGACGTCGCTGATGCTCGGCCCGATGGTGGCGGCCTGCGGCGGCTACGTGCCGATGATCTCCGGCCGCGGCCTGGGCCATACCGGCGGCACCCTGGATAAACTGGAGGCCATTCCCGGCTTTAATATCTTCCCGGATGACAGCGCTTTCCGTAAAATCATCAAAGAGGTCGGCGTTGCGATTATCGGCCAGACCAGCTCGCTGGCGCCGGCGGACAAACGCTTCTATGCCACACGCGATATTACCGCCACCGTGGACTCCATTCCGCTGATTACCGGTTCGATCCTGGCCAAGAAACTGGCGGAAGGGCTGGATGCGTTGGTGATGGACGTCAAGGTGGGTTCCGGCGCCTTTATGCCGACCTATGCGCTGTCGGAAGATTTGGCGCAGGCTATCGTCGGCGTCGCCAACGGCGCCGGCTGCAAAACCACGGCGCTGCTGACCGACATGAACCAGGTGCTGGCTTCCAGCGCCGGCAATGCGGTGGAAGTGCGCGAAGCGGTACGCTTCCTGACCGGCGAATACCGCAACCCGCGCCTGCTGGAAGTCACCATGGCGTTGTGCGTGGAGATGCTGCTTTCCGGCGGCCTGGCGCAGGATGACGCTGATGCACGCGCCAAACTGCAGGCGGTGCTGGATAACGGCAAGGCGGCGGAAATCTTCGGCCGTATGGTGGCGGCGCAGCAGGGGCCGAGCGACTTTGTCGAGCGTTATGACAGCTATCTGCCGACGGCGACGCTGAGCAAGCCGGTGTACGCTGAGCGTGAAGGTATCGTCAGCGCCATGGATACCCGTGAGCTGGGCATGGCGGTGGTGACCCTCGGCGGCGGCCGTCGCCGCGCCACCGACAGCATCGACTACAGCGTCGGCCTGACCGATGTGGCTCGCCTGGGCGAGCGCATTGACGCCAAACAGCCGCTGGCGGTGATCCATGCCAACGACGAAGAGAGCTGGCAGCAGGCGGCCGAAGCGGTACGCGGTGCGATGACGCTGAGCGACCAGGTGCCGGAAGCTACGCCGGTGGTGTATAAACGCATCACCCAGTAA
- the rimI gene encoding ribosomal protein S18-alanine N-acetyltransferase — translation MNNISTLTAADLATAFKIEQASHAFPWTQATFASNQGERYLNLKLDADGQMAGFAITQIVLDEATLFNIAIDPQQQRRGYGRALLSALIAELETRGVVTLWLEVRASNRSALALYNDLGFNEVTVRRNYYPAAGGREDAIVMALPLG, via the coding sequence ATGAACAACATTTCCACCCTGACGGCGGCCGACCTGGCCACCGCCTTCAAGATTGAACAGGCCAGCCACGCCTTTCCCTGGACGCAGGCCACCTTTGCAAGTAACCAGGGCGAACGCTACCTCAACCTGAAACTGGACGCCGACGGTCAGATGGCCGGCTTTGCCATTACCCAGATCGTGCTGGATGAGGCGACGCTGTTCAATATCGCCATCGATCCGCAGCAGCAGCGCCGTGGTTACGGCCGCGCGCTGCTGAGTGCGCTGATCGCCGAGCTGGAAACGCGCGGCGTGGTTACGCTGTGGCTGGAGGTGCGCGCTTCGAACCGCAGCGCGCTGGCGCTGTATAACGATCTGGGCTTCAATGAAGTCACGGTGCGCCGCAACTATTACCCTGCCGCCGGCGGGCGTGAGGATGCGATCGTGATGGCGTTGCCGCTGGGCTGA
- a CDS encoding NupC/NupG family nucleoside CNT transporter, producing MSLIGMAVLIAIAVLLSSNRRAINLRTVLGAFIIQIAIGALVLYVPLGQRILGGMSEGVANVIAYGNQGISFIFGGLVSDKMFELFGGGGFIFALRVLPVIVFFSSLIAVLYYLGIMQLVIRVLGGGLQKVLGTSRTESLSATANIFVGQTEAPLVVRPYIATMTHSELFAVMCGGLASVAGSVLAGYAQMGVPLEYLIAASFMAAPGGLLFAKLMVPETEKTHDTDDATKLIAEEERPANVIDAAASGAASGMQLALNVGAMLLAFIALIALLNGMLGGIGGWFNYPQLSLELLLGWIFSPIAFLIGVPWSEAMTAGSFIGQKIIVNEFVAFMNFGAYLRPDEAVTADGLQVLSAHTKAIISFALCGFANLSSVAILLGGLGSMAPNRRHDIARLGLKAVVAGTLSNLMSATIAGFFLAL from the coding sequence ATGAGCCTGATTGGGATGGCGGTGTTAATTGCGATCGCGGTGCTGCTTTCCAGCAACCGGCGGGCGATCAACCTGCGCACCGTGCTCGGCGCCTTTATTATTCAAATTGCCATCGGGGCGCTGGTGCTGTACGTACCGCTGGGCCAGCGCATTCTGGGCGGGATGTCGGAAGGGGTGGCCAATGTGATCGCCTACGGCAACCAGGGCATTTCGTTTATTTTCGGCGGACTGGTGTCCGACAAGATGTTCGAACTGTTCGGCGGCGGCGGCTTTATCTTTGCGCTGCGCGTGCTGCCGGTGATTGTATTCTTCTCGTCGCTGATCGCCGTGTTGTATTACCTCGGCATTATGCAACTGGTGATCCGCGTGTTGGGCGGCGGCCTGCAGAAAGTGCTGGGCACCTCGCGCACCGAGTCGCTGTCGGCGACCGCCAATATTTTCGTCGGTCAGACCGAAGCGCCGCTGGTGGTGCGGCCGTATATCGCCACCATGACGCACTCCGAGCTGTTTGCCGTGATGTGCGGCGGCCTGGCGTCGGTGGCGGGTTCGGTGCTGGCCGGCTACGCGCAGATGGGCGTGCCGCTGGAATACCTGATCGCCGCTTCCTTTATGGCCGCACCGGGCGGTTTGCTGTTCGCCAAGCTGATGGTGCCGGAAACGGAAAAAACCCATGATACGGACGATGCGACCAAACTGATCGCCGAGGAAGAGCGCCCGGCAAACGTGATTGACGCGGCGGCGTCCGGCGCGGCGTCCGGTATGCAGCTGGCGCTGAACGTCGGCGCGATGCTGCTGGCGTTTATCGCCCTGATCGCGCTGCTGAACGGTATGCTGGGGGGCATCGGCGGCTGGTTCAACTATCCGCAGCTGTCGCTGGAACTGCTGCTGGGCTGGATCTTCTCGCCAATCGCCTTCCTGATCGGCGTGCCGTGGAGCGAGGCGATGACCGCCGGCTCCTTTATCGGCCAGAAGATTATCGTCAATGAGTTCGTCGCCTTTATGAACTTCGGCGCCTATCTGCGCCCGGATGAGGCGGTGACGGCCGACGGCTTGCAGGTGCTGTCCGCCCACACCAAGGCGATCATTTCGTTTGCGCTGTGTGGTTTCGCTAACCTTTCTTCGGTGGCGATTCTGCTGGGCGGTTTAGGCAGCATGGCGCCTAACCGTCGTCATGATATTGCGCGCCTGGGTCTGAAGGCGGTGGTGGCCGGCACCCTGTCTAACCTGATGAGCGCGACCATCGCCGGGTTCTTCCTGGCGCTGTAA